From a region of the Odontesthes bonariensis isolate fOdoBon6 chromosome 2, fOdoBon6.hap1, whole genome shotgun sequence genome:
- the lrrfip2 gene encoding leucine-rich repeat flightless-interacting protein 2 isoform X10: protein MGTQGSGRKRAPLKDRFSAEDEALSSIAREAEARLAAKRAARAEARDIRMRELERQQKELDEKCDKQYSDYSRPSSRCATPGLSAAGLASLGGTSSRRGSADTGSVYDPDTNLSELRESLAEVEEKYKKAMVSNAQLDNDKANLIYHVDTLKDVIEEMEEQMAEMKRELEDKSKDLERQKHTCSVLQHKQEELKEGMRQRDELIEESQRMQTKLDALTREVFDLQETINWKDKKIGALERQKEYFDCIRNERDELRDELADIKGKSKAGEKHGLVIIPDGTPNGDVNHEPPSPGITLVSQEAAQVLESAGEGPLDVRLRKLAEEKDELLGQIRKLKNQLEEERQKHSKVDGAYTDGERMENGTDLHFIEMQRDANRQISEYKFKLSKAEQEIGTMEQNISRLEGQVSRYKAAADNSEKIEDELKAEKRKLQRELRTSLDKNEEMEMTNNHLVKRLEKMKANRNALLSQQ, encoded by the exons ATGGGGACACAAGGCTCTGGAAGAAAGCGTGCTCCTTTGAAAGACCGGTTTTCGGCAGAAGATGAGGCTTTGAGCAGCATCGCTCGGGAG GCGGAGGCGAGGCTGGCAGCAAAGAGAGCGGCTCGGGCAGAGGCCAGGGATATTCGAATGAGGGAACTGGAACGGCAACAGAAAGAG CTGGATGAAAAATGCGACAAGCAGTACTCAGACTACAGTCGG CCATCCTCCCGCTGCGCCACCCCGGGCCTCTCAGCAGCCGGCCTGGCCTCACTGGGGGGCACCTCCTCACGGCGAGGAAGCGCAGACACTGGCAGCGTCTATGACCCTGACACCAATCTGAGCGAACTTAGG GAGTCGCTCGCAGAGGTTGAAGAGAAGTATAAGAAAGCCATGGTATCGAACGCGCAGCTGGACAACGACAAAGCCAACCTCATCTATCATGTGGACACACTCAAGGACGTCATAGAGGAAATGGAGGAGCAAATGGCAGAGATGAAGCGGGAGCTGGAAGATAAGTCGAAG GACCtagaaagacaaaaacacacatgttCAGTTCTGCAGCATAAACAAGAGGAACTGAAAGAGGGAATGCGCCAGAGAGACGAGCTGATAGAG GAAAGCCAGCGAATGCAGACTAAGTTAGATGCTCTCACCAGAGAAGTGTTTGATCTCCAGGAAACGATAAACTGGAAGGACAAAAAGATCGGG GCCCTAGAGAGGCAGAAAGAATACTTTGATTGCATTAGGAATGAAAGAGACGAGCTCAGAGATGAGCTCGCTGACATCAAGGGGAAGTCCAAGGCCGGAGAG AAACACGGGCTGGTCATCATTCCAGACGGCACGCCAAACGGAGATGTCAACCACGAGCCTCCATCCCCGGGAATCACTCTGGTCTCTCAGGAGGCCGCCCAGGTGCTGGAGTCTGCAGGAGAGGGCCCGCTGG ATGTTAGGCTACGGAAGCTGGCCGAGGAAAAAGATGAGCTGCTGGGTCAaatcaggaagctgaagaaTCAGCTGGAAGAGGAGAGGCAGAAACACTCAAAGGTGGACGGTGCATACACCGATGGGGAGAGGATGGAGAACGGTACAGACCTGCACTTTATTGAGATGCAGA GAGATGCCAACAGACAGATTAGTGAATACAAATTCAAGCTTTCTAAGGCAGAACAGGAAATTGGTACAATGGAACAAAAT ATAAGCAGACTTGAAGGGCAGGTGTCCAGGTACAAGGCAGCAGCCGATAACTCGGAGAAAATAGAAGACGAGCTCAAAGCGGAAAAACGGAAACTTCAAAGAGAG CTGCGCACGTCTCTAGATAAGAACGAGGAGATGGAGATGACCAACAACCATCTTGTAAAGCGCCTGGAGAAGATGAAGGCCAACAGGAACGCCCTTCTGTCCCAGCAGTGA
- the lrrfip2 gene encoding leucine-rich repeat flightless-interacting protein 2 isoform X8, giving the protein MGTQGSGRKRAPLKDRFSAEDEALSSIAREAEARLAAKRAARAEARDIRMRELERQQKELSHHSSSSSNRKWGQIHQWMAEAEKARASSSSRASSRHRGLDDDVMSVRSYRSTSSAVRDLGSNKSRSSSRRKDGLSDGLSSSSVLKSSRSTSSVYNDLRGNKKASSSSSKKDLLTGLYHDQRNYTSLTKTKPSLSSTSTYQPRVGPAATTSSSSTTGTGLPRSYSTASIYDDTGLYGSGYSSRTPSEYSWYSPGASSTRSSPVHSSSDDDTVSSVSQDRYNRGRRDSVSSDFSDISESAADYFSRSNRRGSIVSDLDDLSIPDLDALDEKCDKQYSDYSRPSSRCATPGLSAAGLASLGGTSSRRGSADTGSVYDPDTNLSELRDIYELKDQIQDVEGRYMQGLKELKESLAEVEEKYKKAMVSNAQLDNDKANLIYHVDTLKDVIEEMEEQMAEMKRELEDKSKDLERQKHTCSVLQHKQEELKEGMRQRDELIEKHGLVIIPDGTPNGDVNHEPPSPGITLVSQEAAQVLESAGEGPLDVRLRKLAEEKDELLGQIRKLKNQLEEERQKHSKVDGAYTDGERMENGTDLHFIEMQRDANRQISEYKFKLSKAEQEIGTMEQNISRLEGQVSRYKAAADNSEKIEDELKAEKRKLQRELRTSLDKNEEMEMTNNHLVKRLEKMKANRNALLSQQ; this is encoded by the exons ATGGGGACACAAGGCTCTGGAAGAAAGCGTGCTCCTTTGAAAGACCGGTTTTCGGCAGAAGATGAGGCTTTGAGCAGCATCGCTCGGGAG GCGGAGGCGAGGCTGGCAGCAAAGAGAGCGGCTCGGGCAGAGGCCAGGGATATTCGAATGAGGGAACTGGAACGGCAACAGAAAGAG CTTTCTCACCACTCATCCAGCAGTAGCAACAGAAAATGGGGTCAGATCCACCAGTGGATG GCTGAAGCAGAAAAAGCCAGAGCCTCTAGTAGTAGTAGAGCCAGCAGCCGTCATCGG GGGCTGGATGATGATGTCATGTCAGTCCGCAGCTACAGG TCAACGTCATCAGCCGTACGGGATTTGGGGTCTAACAAGAGTCGGTCCAGTTCCCGTAGAAAGGACGGCTTG TCTGACGGCCTCTCCTCCAGCTCCGTCCTCAAGAGTTCTCGCTCCACT AGCTCTGTGTACAATGACTTGCGTGGCAATAAAAAGGCTTCGTCCAGCTCCTCGAAGAAGGACCTGCTG ACTGGACTGTACCACGATCAAAGGAACTACACCAGCCTTACGAAGACCAAACCATCTCTATCTTCCACTTCCACCTATCAGCCACGGGTTGGTCCTGCT GCCACCACTTCCTcgtcctccaccactggcacagGGCTGCCTCGCAGCTACAGCACG GCCTCTATTTACGACGACACTGGTCTTTACGGCTCAGGCTACAGTTCAAGAACT CCCTCTGAATACAGCTGGTACTCCCCTGGAGCCAGCTCCACTCGCAGCAGCCCTGTG CACTCTTCCTCAGACGATGACACTGTCAGCAGTGTTTCCCAGGACCGCTACAACAGAGGCCGGAGAGACAGCGTG TCTTCTGACTTCTCGGACATTAGTGAGTCAGCTGCTGATTATTTCAGCCGCTCCAACCGAAGAGGCAGTATTGTGTCTGACCTCGACGATTTGAGCATTCCAGATTTGGACGCC CTGGATGAAAAATGCGACAAGCAGTACTCAGACTACAGTCGG CCATCCTCCCGCTGCGCCACCCCGGGCCTCTCAGCAGCCGGCCTGGCCTCACTGGGGGGCACCTCCTCACGGCGAGGAAGCGCAGACACTGGCAGCGTCTATGACCCTGACACCAATCTGAGCGAACTTAGG GATATCTATGAACTAAAGGACCAGATTCAGGATGTAGAAGGGCGGTACATGCAAGGGCTTAAAGAGCTAAAG GAGTCGCTCGCAGAGGTTGAAGAGAAGTATAAGAAAGCCATGGTATCGAACGCGCAGCTGGACAACGACAAAGCCAACCTCATCTATCATGTGGACACACTCAAGGACGTCATAGAGGAAATGGAGGAGCAAATGGCAGAGATGAAGCGGGAGCTGGAAGATAAGTCGAAG GACCtagaaagacaaaaacacacatgttCAGTTCTGCAGCATAAACAAGAGGAACTGAAAGAGGGAATGCGCCAGAGAGACGAGCTGATAGAG AAACACGGGCTGGTCATCATTCCAGACGGCACGCCAAACGGAGATGTCAACCACGAGCCTCCATCCCCGGGAATCACTCTGGTCTCTCAGGAGGCCGCCCAGGTGCTGGAGTCTGCAGGAGAGGGCCCGCTGG ATGTTAGGCTACGGAAGCTGGCCGAGGAAAAAGATGAGCTGCTGGGTCAaatcaggaagctgaagaaTCAGCTGGAAGAGGAGAGGCAGAAACACTCAAAGGTGGACGGTGCATACACCGATGGGGAGAGGATGGAGAACGGTACAGACCTGCACTTTATTGAGATGCAGA GAGATGCCAACAGACAGATTAGTGAATACAAATTCAAGCTTTCTAAGGCAGAACAGGAAATTGGTACAATGGAACAAAAT ATAAGCAGACTTGAAGGGCAGGTGTCCAGGTACAAGGCAGCAGCCGATAACTCGGAGAAAATAGAAGACGAGCTCAAAGCGGAAAAACGGAAACTTCAAAGAGAG CTGCGCACGTCTCTAGATAAGAACGAGGAGATGGAGATGACCAACAACCATCTTGTAAAGCGCCTGGAGAAGATGAAGGCCAACAGGAACGCCCTTCTGTCCCAGCAGTGA
- the lrrfip2 gene encoding leucine-rich repeat flightless-interacting protein 2 isoform X4, which translates to MGTQGSGRKRAPLKDRFSAEDEALSSIAREAEARLAAKRAARAEARDIRMRELERQQKELSHHSSSSSNRKWGQIHQWMAEAEKARASSSSRASSRHRGLDDDVMSVRSYRSTSSAVRDLGSNKSRSSSRRKDGLSDGLSSSSVLKSSRSTSSVYNDLRGNKKASSSSSKKDLLTGLYHDQRNYTSLTKTKPSLSSTSTYQPRVGPAATTSSSSTTGTGLPRSYSTASIYDDTGLYGSGYSSRTPSEYSWYSPGASSTRSSPVHSSSDDDTVSSVSQDRYNRGRRDSVSSDFSDISESAADYFSRSNRRGSIVSDLDDLSIPDLDALDEKCDKQYSDYSRPSSRCATPGLSAAGLASLGGTSSRRGSADTGSVYDPDTNLSELRESLAEVEEKYKKAMVSNAQLDNDKANLIYHVDTLKDVIEEMEEQMAEMKRELEDKSKDLERQKHTCSVLQHKQEELKEGMRQRDELIEESQRMQTKLDALTREVFDLQETINWKDKKIGALERQKEYFDCIRNERDELRDELADIKGKSKAGEKHGLVIIPDGTPNGDVNHEPPSPGITLVSQEAAQVLESAGEGPLDVRLRKLAEEKDELLGQIRKLKNQLEEERQKHSKVDGAYTDGERMENGTDLHFIEMQRDANRQISEYKFKLSKAEQEIGTMEQNISRLEGQVSRYKAAADNSEKIEDELKAEKRKLQRELRTSLDKNEEMEMTNNHLVKRLEKMKANRNALLSQQ; encoded by the exons ATGGGGACACAAGGCTCTGGAAGAAAGCGTGCTCCTTTGAAAGACCGGTTTTCGGCAGAAGATGAGGCTTTGAGCAGCATCGCTCGGGAG GCGGAGGCGAGGCTGGCAGCAAAGAGAGCGGCTCGGGCAGAGGCCAGGGATATTCGAATGAGGGAACTGGAACGGCAACAGAAAGAG CTTTCTCACCACTCATCCAGCAGTAGCAACAGAAAATGGGGTCAGATCCACCAGTGGATG GCTGAAGCAGAAAAAGCCAGAGCCTCTAGTAGTAGTAGAGCCAGCAGCCGTCATCGG GGGCTGGATGATGATGTCATGTCAGTCCGCAGCTACAGG TCAACGTCATCAGCCGTACGGGATTTGGGGTCTAACAAGAGTCGGTCCAGTTCCCGTAGAAAGGACGGCTTG TCTGACGGCCTCTCCTCCAGCTCCGTCCTCAAGAGTTCTCGCTCCACT AGCTCTGTGTACAATGACTTGCGTGGCAATAAAAAGGCTTCGTCCAGCTCCTCGAAGAAGGACCTGCTG ACTGGACTGTACCACGATCAAAGGAACTACACCAGCCTTACGAAGACCAAACCATCTCTATCTTCCACTTCCACCTATCAGCCACGGGTTGGTCCTGCT GCCACCACTTCCTcgtcctccaccactggcacagGGCTGCCTCGCAGCTACAGCACG GCCTCTATTTACGACGACACTGGTCTTTACGGCTCAGGCTACAGTTCAAGAACT CCCTCTGAATACAGCTGGTACTCCCCTGGAGCCAGCTCCACTCGCAGCAGCCCTGTG CACTCTTCCTCAGACGATGACACTGTCAGCAGTGTTTCCCAGGACCGCTACAACAGAGGCCGGAGAGACAGCGTG TCTTCTGACTTCTCGGACATTAGTGAGTCAGCTGCTGATTATTTCAGCCGCTCCAACCGAAGAGGCAGTATTGTGTCTGACCTCGACGATTTGAGCATTCCAGATTTGGACGCC CTGGATGAAAAATGCGACAAGCAGTACTCAGACTACAGTCGG CCATCCTCCCGCTGCGCCACCCCGGGCCTCTCAGCAGCCGGCCTGGCCTCACTGGGGGGCACCTCCTCACGGCGAGGAAGCGCAGACACTGGCAGCGTCTATGACCCTGACACCAATCTGAGCGAACTTAGG GAGTCGCTCGCAGAGGTTGAAGAGAAGTATAAGAAAGCCATGGTATCGAACGCGCAGCTGGACAACGACAAAGCCAACCTCATCTATCATGTGGACACACTCAAGGACGTCATAGAGGAAATGGAGGAGCAAATGGCAGAGATGAAGCGGGAGCTGGAAGATAAGTCGAAG GACCtagaaagacaaaaacacacatgttCAGTTCTGCAGCATAAACAAGAGGAACTGAAAGAGGGAATGCGCCAGAGAGACGAGCTGATAGAG GAAAGCCAGCGAATGCAGACTAAGTTAGATGCTCTCACCAGAGAAGTGTTTGATCTCCAGGAAACGATAAACTGGAAGGACAAAAAGATCGGG GCCCTAGAGAGGCAGAAAGAATACTTTGATTGCATTAGGAATGAAAGAGACGAGCTCAGAGATGAGCTCGCTGACATCAAGGGGAAGTCCAAGGCCGGAGAG AAACACGGGCTGGTCATCATTCCAGACGGCACGCCAAACGGAGATGTCAACCACGAGCCTCCATCCCCGGGAATCACTCTGGTCTCTCAGGAGGCCGCCCAGGTGCTGGAGTCTGCAGGAGAGGGCCCGCTGG ATGTTAGGCTACGGAAGCTGGCCGAGGAAAAAGATGAGCTGCTGGGTCAaatcaggaagctgaagaaTCAGCTGGAAGAGGAGAGGCAGAAACACTCAAAGGTGGACGGTGCATACACCGATGGGGAGAGGATGGAGAACGGTACAGACCTGCACTTTATTGAGATGCAGA GAGATGCCAACAGACAGATTAGTGAATACAAATTCAAGCTTTCTAAGGCAGAACAGGAAATTGGTACAATGGAACAAAAT ATAAGCAGACTTGAAGGGCAGGTGTCCAGGTACAAGGCAGCAGCCGATAACTCGGAGAAAATAGAAGACGAGCTCAAAGCGGAAAAACGGAAACTTCAAAGAGAG CTGCGCACGTCTCTAGATAAGAACGAGGAGATGGAGATGACCAACAACCATCTTGTAAAGCGCCTGGAGAAGATGAAGGCCAACAGGAACGCCCTTCTGTCCCAGCAGTGA
- the lrrfip2 gene encoding leucine-rich repeat flightless-interacting protein 2 isoform X5, whose protein sequence is MGTQGSGRKRAPLKDRFSAEDEALSSIAREAEARLAAKRAARAEARDIRMRELERQQKELSHHSSSSSNRKWGQIHQWMAEAEKARASSSSRASSRHRGLDDDVMSVRSYRSTSSAVRDLGSNKSRSSSRRKDGLSDGLSSSSVLKSSRSTSSVYNDLRGNKKASSSSSKKDLLTGLYHDQRNYTSLTKTKPSLSSTSTYQPRVGPAHSSSDDDTVSSVSQDRYNRGRRDSVSSDFSDISESAADYFSRSNRRGSIVSDLDDLSIPDLDALDEKCDKQYSDYSRPSSRCATPGLSAAGLASLGGTSSRRGSADTGSVYDPDTNLSELRDIYELKDQIQDVEGRYMQGLKELKESLAEVEEKYKKAMVSNAQLDNDKANLIYHVDTLKDVIEEMEEQMAEMKRELEDKSKDLERQKHTCSVLQHKQEELKEGMRQRDELIEESQRMQTKLDALTREVFDLQETINWKDKKIGALERQKEYFDCIRNERDELRDELADIKGKSKAGEKHGLVIIPDGTPNGDVNHEPPSPGITLVSQEAAQVLESAGEGPLDVRLRKLAEEKDELLGQIRKLKNQLEEERQKHSKVDGAYTDGERMENGTDLHFIEMQRDANRQISEYKFKLSKAEQEIGTMEQNISRLEGQVSRYKAAADNSEKIEDELKAEKRKLQRELRTSLDKNEEMEMTNNHLVKRLEKMKANRNALLSQQ, encoded by the exons ATGGGGACACAAGGCTCTGGAAGAAAGCGTGCTCCTTTGAAAGACCGGTTTTCGGCAGAAGATGAGGCTTTGAGCAGCATCGCTCGGGAG GCGGAGGCGAGGCTGGCAGCAAAGAGAGCGGCTCGGGCAGAGGCCAGGGATATTCGAATGAGGGAACTGGAACGGCAACAGAAAGAG CTTTCTCACCACTCATCCAGCAGTAGCAACAGAAAATGGGGTCAGATCCACCAGTGGATG GCTGAAGCAGAAAAAGCCAGAGCCTCTAGTAGTAGTAGAGCCAGCAGCCGTCATCGG GGGCTGGATGATGATGTCATGTCAGTCCGCAGCTACAGG TCAACGTCATCAGCCGTACGGGATTTGGGGTCTAACAAGAGTCGGTCCAGTTCCCGTAGAAAGGACGGCTTG TCTGACGGCCTCTCCTCCAGCTCCGTCCTCAAGAGTTCTCGCTCCACT AGCTCTGTGTACAATGACTTGCGTGGCAATAAAAAGGCTTCGTCCAGCTCCTCGAAGAAGGACCTGCTG ACTGGACTGTACCACGATCAAAGGAACTACACCAGCCTTACGAAGACCAAACCATCTCTATCTTCCACTTCCACCTATCAGCCACGGGTTGGTCCTGCT CACTCTTCCTCAGACGATGACACTGTCAGCAGTGTTTCCCAGGACCGCTACAACAGAGGCCGGAGAGACAGCGTG TCTTCTGACTTCTCGGACATTAGTGAGTCAGCTGCTGATTATTTCAGCCGCTCCAACCGAAGAGGCAGTATTGTGTCTGACCTCGACGATTTGAGCATTCCAGATTTGGACGCC CTGGATGAAAAATGCGACAAGCAGTACTCAGACTACAGTCGG CCATCCTCCCGCTGCGCCACCCCGGGCCTCTCAGCAGCCGGCCTGGCCTCACTGGGGGGCACCTCCTCACGGCGAGGAAGCGCAGACACTGGCAGCGTCTATGACCCTGACACCAATCTGAGCGAACTTAGG GATATCTATGAACTAAAGGACCAGATTCAGGATGTAGAAGGGCGGTACATGCAAGGGCTTAAAGAGCTAAAG GAGTCGCTCGCAGAGGTTGAAGAGAAGTATAAGAAAGCCATGGTATCGAACGCGCAGCTGGACAACGACAAAGCCAACCTCATCTATCATGTGGACACACTCAAGGACGTCATAGAGGAAATGGAGGAGCAAATGGCAGAGATGAAGCGGGAGCTGGAAGATAAGTCGAAG GACCtagaaagacaaaaacacacatgttCAGTTCTGCAGCATAAACAAGAGGAACTGAAAGAGGGAATGCGCCAGAGAGACGAGCTGATAGAG GAAAGCCAGCGAATGCAGACTAAGTTAGATGCTCTCACCAGAGAAGTGTTTGATCTCCAGGAAACGATAAACTGGAAGGACAAAAAGATCGGG GCCCTAGAGAGGCAGAAAGAATACTTTGATTGCATTAGGAATGAAAGAGACGAGCTCAGAGATGAGCTCGCTGACATCAAGGGGAAGTCCAAGGCCGGAGAG AAACACGGGCTGGTCATCATTCCAGACGGCACGCCAAACGGAGATGTCAACCACGAGCCTCCATCCCCGGGAATCACTCTGGTCTCTCAGGAGGCCGCCCAGGTGCTGGAGTCTGCAGGAGAGGGCCCGCTGG ATGTTAGGCTACGGAAGCTGGCCGAGGAAAAAGATGAGCTGCTGGGTCAaatcaggaagctgaagaaTCAGCTGGAAGAGGAGAGGCAGAAACACTCAAAGGTGGACGGTGCATACACCGATGGGGAGAGGATGGAGAACGGTACAGACCTGCACTTTATTGAGATGCAGA GAGATGCCAACAGACAGATTAGTGAATACAAATTCAAGCTTTCTAAGGCAGAACAGGAAATTGGTACAATGGAACAAAAT ATAAGCAGACTTGAAGGGCAGGTGTCCAGGTACAAGGCAGCAGCCGATAACTCGGAGAAAATAGAAGACGAGCTCAAAGCGGAAAAACGGAAACTTCAAAGAGAG CTGCGCACGTCTCTAGATAAGAACGAGGAGATGGAGATGACCAACAACCATCTTGTAAAGCGCCTGGAGAAGATGAAGGCCAACAGGAACGCCCTTCTGTCCCAGCAGTGA
- the lrrfip2 gene encoding leucine-rich repeat flightless-interacting protein 2 isoform X12, with translation MGTQGSGRKRAPLKDRFSAEDEALSSIAREAEARLAAKRAARAEARDIRMRELERQQKELDEKCDKQYSDYSRPSSRCATPGLSAAGLASLGGTSSRRGSADTGSVYDPDTNLSELRESLAEVEEKYKKAMVSNAQLDNDKANLIYHVDTLKDVIEEMEEQMAEMKRELEDKSKDLERQKHTCSVLQHKQEELKEGMRQRDELIEKHGLVIIPDGTPNGDVNHEPPSPGITLVSQEAAQVLESAGEGPLDVRLRKLAEEKDELLGQIRKLKNQLEEERQKHSKVDGAYTDGERMENGTDLHFIEMQRDANRQISEYKFKLSKAEQEIGTMEQNISRLEGQVSRYKAAADNSEKIEDELKAEKRKLQRELRTSLDKNEEMEMTNNHLVKRLEKMKANRNALLSQQ, from the exons ATGGGGACACAAGGCTCTGGAAGAAAGCGTGCTCCTTTGAAAGACCGGTTTTCGGCAGAAGATGAGGCTTTGAGCAGCATCGCTCGGGAG GCGGAGGCGAGGCTGGCAGCAAAGAGAGCGGCTCGGGCAGAGGCCAGGGATATTCGAATGAGGGAACTGGAACGGCAACAGAAAGAG CTGGATGAAAAATGCGACAAGCAGTACTCAGACTACAGTCGG CCATCCTCCCGCTGCGCCACCCCGGGCCTCTCAGCAGCCGGCCTGGCCTCACTGGGGGGCACCTCCTCACGGCGAGGAAGCGCAGACACTGGCAGCGTCTATGACCCTGACACCAATCTGAGCGAACTTAGG GAGTCGCTCGCAGAGGTTGAAGAGAAGTATAAGAAAGCCATGGTATCGAACGCGCAGCTGGACAACGACAAAGCCAACCTCATCTATCATGTGGACACACTCAAGGACGTCATAGAGGAAATGGAGGAGCAAATGGCAGAGATGAAGCGGGAGCTGGAAGATAAGTCGAAG GACCtagaaagacaaaaacacacatgttCAGTTCTGCAGCATAAACAAGAGGAACTGAAAGAGGGAATGCGCCAGAGAGACGAGCTGATAGAG AAACACGGGCTGGTCATCATTCCAGACGGCACGCCAAACGGAGATGTCAACCACGAGCCTCCATCCCCGGGAATCACTCTGGTCTCTCAGGAGGCCGCCCAGGTGCTGGAGTCTGCAGGAGAGGGCCCGCTGG ATGTTAGGCTACGGAAGCTGGCCGAGGAAAAAGATGAGCTGCTGGGTCAaatcaggaagctgaagaaTCAGCTGGAAGAGGAGAGGCAGAAACACTCAAAGGTGGACGGTGCATACACCGATGGGGAGAGGATGGAGAACGGTACAGACCTGCACTTTATTGAGATGCAGA GAGATGCCAACAGACAGATTAGTGAATACAAATTCAAGCTTTCTAAGGCAGAACAGGAAATTGGTACAATGGAACAAAAT ATAAGCAGACTTGAAGGGCAGGTGTCCAGGTACAAGGCAGCAGCCGATAACTCGGAGAAAATAGAAGACGAGCTCAAAGCGGAAAAACGGAAACTTCAAAGAGAG CTGCGCACGTCTCTAGATAAGAACGAGGAGATGGAGATGACCAACAACCATCTTGTAAAGCGCCTGGAGAAGATGAAGGCCAACAGGAACGCCCTTCTGTCCCAGCAGTGA